From Aliarcobacter butzleri, the proteins below share one genomic window:
- a CDS encoding DUF6597 domain-containing transcriptional factor, whose product MFQFKTFKPNIKLQKWIKSYWFVDYNETLDVIEKEKIILPYDNVCLLMIIDIQKNISYSDVTLKKGIYVCPPTLNRHNLNLESNIYYVDISLYPGVFYKLFGIPVCELEDRIYEIKELSLNFDVSIIDLLFELKGSTLSSLNTLDEYLFKIFENMQEDSLLSNLYELTKNPNLENFYNQNRLSIRQIQRKVKDFTGLAPKSIERVNRFYNTLKLIKSNENNINFKNIIFENNFYDQSSFIKEFKFFSGTTPSLFILNCENFLQYKCTIFC is encoded by the coding sequence TTGTTTCAATTTAAAACTTTTAAACCAAATATAAAACTACAAAAATGGATAAAATCTTATTGGTTTGTTGATTACAACGAAACGTTAGATGTAATAGAGAAAGAAAAAATTATTCTACCTTATGACAATGTATGTTTACTAATGATTATAGATATACAAAAAAATATCTCTTATTCAGATGTAACTTTAAAAAAAGGTATTTATGTATGTCCTCCAACATTAAATAGACACAATCTAAACTTAGAATCAAATATTTATTATGTTGATATTTCTTTGTATCCTGGAGTTTTTTATAAACTTTTTGGAATACCTGTTTGTGAACTTGAAGATAGAATTTATGAAATAAAAGAGTTGTCTTTAAATTTTGATGTTTCAATTATTGATTTATTATTTGAATTAAAAGGTAGTACTTTATCTTCTTTAAACACTCTTGATGAATATTTATTTAAAATATTTGAAAATATGCAAGAAGATAGTTTGTTATCAAATCTTTATGAACTTACAAAAAATCCAAATTTGGAAAACTTTTATAATCAAAATAGATTATCTATTAGACAAATTCAAAGAAAAGTAAAAGATTTTACAGGACTTGCTCCGAAATCAATAGAAAGAGTAAATAGATTCTACAATACATTAAAACTAATAAAATCTAATGAAAACAACATCAACTTTAAAAATATTATTTTTGAAAACAACTTCTATGACCAATCATCTTTCATCAAAGAGTTTAAATTCTTTTCAGGAACAACTCCTAGTTTATTTATCTTAAATTGTGAAAATTTTCTGCAATATAAATGTACTATTTTTTGTTAA
- the peaA gene encoding quinohemoprotein amine dehydrogenase subunit alpha — protein sequence MNYKRLSKFGMKSLVLLAALPLFAVDAQKGKEVIESKCIACHTGDLKDGLSRISDQRKTPEGWYMTVKRMQREHGLSITKAEETDVIKYLADYQGLTPDEIKPYSYVLDKKPNVQEEGKDELLTQMCVRCHSEARIGLQRRTANEWNSLVNYHVAQFPSFEVQAQARDRDWFGVAQNEVVPYLEENFGKDKEKFEKYKKSLKNYELPKKWIMSGHTPIIGDFTANLTLMKSADESYGMLIDYKYANGKEYKTTGVAIVYGKTELRASFEVDGVKYRQILHIDPKTNTLEGRMFEVLHSENGSTLVGKEKDSKETTLVAVYPKAVKAGEKSTISIVGTNLVGDVKLPSSLKVLKTIKHTNNEIVLDVIAHKNVKTFDRNISIGAKTFKNSLVVYDKVDYIKVTPDYAISRIGGEEGKDKILKEYATFEAIGYLNGKDGKKETADDIELGVLPATWSLEAYDEQAQEDKDLEYVGQIDANTGKFTPSVAGPNEQRKLMTNNAGNISVVATYKDGKKELSEKSHMIVTVPKFVNPPIN from the coding sequence TTGAATTACAAAAGATTATCAAAATTTGGGATGAAATCTTTAGTTTTATTAGCAGCTTTACCTTTATTTGCAGTTGATGCACAAAAAGGTAAAGAAGTTATTGAAAGTAAATGTATTGCCTGTCATACAGGTGATTTAAAAGATGGCTTAAGTCGTATTTCTGATCAAAGAAAAACACCAGAAGGTTGGTATATGACAGTAAAAAGAATGCAAAGGGAACATGGCTTATCTATCACAAAAGCTGAAGAAACAGATGTTATTAAATACCTTGCAGATTATCAAGGTTTGACTCCTGATGAAATAAAACCTTACTCTTATGTTTTAGATAAAAAACCAAATGTTCAAGAAGAGGGTAAAGATGAATTATTAACTCAAATGTGTGTTAGATGTCACTCAGAAGCAAGAATTGGTCTTCAAAGAAGAACTGCAAATGAATGGAATAGTTTAGTAAATTATCACGTTGCACAATTTCCTTCTTTTGAAGTTCAAGCACAAGCAAGAGATAGAGATTGGTTTGGTGTAGCTCAAAATGAAGTAGTACCTTATTTAGAAGAAAATTTTGGAAAAGATAAAGAAAAATTTGAGAAATATAAAAAATCATTAAAAAATTATGAATTACCTAAAAAATGGATAATGTCTGGACATACTCCAATAATTGGTGATTTTACAGCTAATTTAACACTAATGAAAAGTGCAGATGAATCTTATGGAATGCTTATTGATTATAAATATGCAAATGGAAAAGAGTATAAAACAACTGGTGTTGCAATAGTTTATGGAAAAACAGAACTTAGAGCTTCTTTTGAAGTAGATGGAGTTAAATATAGACAAATTTTACATATTGACCCAAAAACAAATACTCTTGAAGGAAGAATGTTTGAAGTACTTCATTCTGAAAATGGTTCTACTTTAGTAGGAAAAGAAAAAGATTCAAAAGAGACAACATTAGTAGCGGTTTATCCAAAAGCTGTAAAAGCTGGAGAAAAATCTACTATTTCAATTGTTGGTACAAATTTAGTTGGGGATGTTAAATTACCAAGTAGTTTAAAAGTTTTAAAAACCATTAAACACACAAATAATGAAATTGTATTAGATGTTATTGCGCATAAAAATGTAAAAACTTTTGATAGAAATATTTCAATTGGTGCAAAAACATTTAAAAATAGTTTAGTTGTATATGACAAAGTTGATTATATAAAAGTTACTCCTGATTATGCAATTTCAAGAATTGGTGGAGAAGAAGGTAAAGATAAAATCTTAAAAGAGTATGCAACTTTTGAAGCAATTGGGTATTTAAATGGGAAAGATGGCAAAAAAGAGACAGCAGATGATATTGAATTAGGTGTATTACCTGCAACATGGAGTTTAGAAGCTTACGATGAACAAGCGCAAGAGGATAAAGATTTAGAATATGTTGGTCAAATAGATGCTAATACAGGAAAATTTACTCCAAGTGTAGCTGGACCAAATGAACAAAGAAAATTGATGACAAATAATGCTGGAAATATAAGTGTTGTTGCAACATATAAAGATGGAAAAAAAGAGTTGAGTGAAAAATCTCATATGATTGTAACAGTTCCTAAATTTGTGAACCCACCAATTAATTAA
- the peaB gene encoding quinohemoprotein amine dehydrogenase maturation protein — MSINNYNLIKTNYHILEIDSKEFLFHIPTSSVFELSTESANLLRKMENKEEITKDEEEIVEEFKELNIVGSRFFVKEEETKIEHFPAKALVLNVTSGCNLSCTYCYKADLTSLKNSGQMTFEIAKDAIDMFYKESPYLKEYSITFFGGEPLSNLPLIKQIIAYANDFFESKGLKIGYSMTSNATLLTDEVIRYLHESKVDLTISIDGPESLHNKTRVYENGKGSYEKVAKNVAKLLDIYKNRTVGARVTLTRGVTDVKTIWNHLRYDLKFKEVGFAPATSGDNDFFNLSDSDLKKVFAGFKELGEDYINEAIKGNFNGFSNLHRTVIDIHEGRKKKLPCGAGVGLLSVSYKGDIDLCHRFTGSDYPSFGNIEKGLDKKALGSFLEKRANEKDTSCQTCRIRNLCAGGCYHESYIKYGTPEKSVLHYCDDMRNWIDFAVEAYIRIKAKNPEFFTKYFK, encoded by the coding sequence ATGAGTATCAATAACTATAATTTAATAAAAACAAATTATCATATTTTAGAAATAGATTCAAAAGAGTTCTTATTTCATATACCAACTTCTTCAGTTTTTGAGTTATCAACTGAAAGTGCAAATCTTTTAAGAAAGATGGAAAATAAAGAAGAGATAACAAAAGATGAAGAAGAGATAGTTGAAGAGTTTAAAGAGCTAAATATTGTAGGAAGCAGATTTTTTGTAAAAGAAGAAGAGACAAAAATAGAACATTTTCCTGCAAAAGCTCTAGTTTTAAATGTAACTTCAGGATGTAATCTTAGTTGTACATATTGCTATAAAGCAGATTTAACATCTTTAAAAAATAGTGGTCAAATGACTTTTGAAATTGCAAAAGATGCTATTGATATGTTTTATAAAGAATCTCCATATTTAAAAGAGTATTCAATTACTTTTTTTGGAGGTGAACCTTTGAGTAACTTACCTTTAATCAAACAAATTATTGCTTATGCAAATGATTTTTTTGAAAGTAAAGGTTTAAAAATTGGTTATTCAATGACATCAAATGCAACACTTTTAACTGATGAGGTTATTAGATATTTACATGAAAGCAAAGTTGATTTAACTATTAGTATTGATGGTCCAGAATCTCTTCATAACAAAACAAGAGTATATGAAAATGGAAAAGGAAGTTATGAAAAAGTAGCTAAAAATGTGGCAAAACTATTGGATATTTATAAAAATAGAACAGTAGGTGCAAGAGTTACTTTAACAAGAGGAGTAACAGATGTAAAAACAATTTGGAATCACTTAAGATATGACTTAAAATTCAAAGAGGTTGGTTTTGCTCCTGCAACTTCAGGCGATAATGACTTTTTTAATTTAAGTGATAGTGATTTGAAAAAAGTTTTTGCAGGATTTAAAGAGTTAGGTGAAGATTATATTAATGAGGCAATTAAGGGTAATTTTAATGGTTTTTCAAATCTTCATCGAACAGTAATTGATATTCATGAAGGAAGAAAGAAAAAATTACCTTGTGGAGCTGGAGTTGGATTACTTTCTGTTTCATATAAAGGTGATATAGATTTGTGTCATAGATTTACAGGTTCTGATTATCCATCTTTTGGAAATATAGAAAAAGGTCTTGATAAAAAAGCTTTAGGGAGTTTTTTAGAAAAAAGAGCAAATGAAAAAGATACAAGTTGCCAAACATGTAGAATTAGAAATCTATGTGCAGGTGGTTGTTATCATGAAAGTTATATCAAATATGGAACACCTGAAAAATCAGTGTTACATTATTGTGATGATATGAGAAATTGGATTGATTTTGCAGTAGAAGCATATATAAGAATAAAAGCAAAAAATCCAGAATTTTTTACAAAATATTTTAAATAA
- the qhpC gene encoding quinohemoprotein amine dehydrogenase subunit gamma, whose amino-acid sequence MKHLKPITPKAKLLEEALKEGNANEVVAMSSVVGCVTTFDPGWEVDSDGGVASLCQPMEADLYGCSDPCWWPTQVPDTSSSYKKWSEKAPATKDDWRELENVYPKM is encoded by the coding sequence ATGAAACATTTAAAACCAATTACACCAAAAGCTAAACTTTTAGAAGAGGCTTTAAAAGAGGGAAATGCAAATGAAGTAGTTGCAATGTCAAGTGTTGTGGGATGTGTTACAACATTTGATCCAGGTTGGGAAGTAGATAGTGATGGTGGAGTTGCTAGTCTTTGTCAACCAATGGAAGCAGATTTATATGGATGTTCAGATCCTTGTTGGTGGCCAACTCAAGTTCCTGATACTTCTTCTAGTTATAAAAAATGGAGTGAAAAAGCTCCTGCAACAAAAGATGACTGGCGAGAATTAGAAAATGTATATCCAAAAATGTAA
- the peaD gene encoding quinohemoprotein amine dehydrogenase subunit beta — protein sequence MLNKKFIKSGLGLLSFSLILSSSLSTNLNAANVKLKSNHDYLVTVTRPNNIALVDLEKNEMINECKIDEAFSPGAIVLSPNNKVAFILGEYGEEVAGYEIETCKKVFHTSLTQGNIRAKSLFGLSVNEDGTKVYAIYNRTEMLNDRYKVLPPYFSVYNVADGLNAKPVKSFEMPRQTTVVSTGKDGTVYVVGSDLYKVNPKSAEINVAKKIVKWGKEGFSDLDSAANYIIGQQTGDLTALYATVKYDDPKNPSEEEGTTYWGITSVDLNTGEIIQQEISEYETLMFTAIRSPKDQNILYGVLNDLTKFDIKEQKVLKRVITDHTYYSVVPSVDGEKLYLGGCLNDIAIYDANSLEKLGNIKLSGDMGSAALQVFKTK from the coding sequence ATGTTAAATAAAAAATTTATAAAAAGTGGTTTAGGATTATTAAGCTTTTCATTAATTTTATCATCAAGCTTAAGTACAAACTTAAATGCAGCAAATGTTAAATTAAAATCAAATCACGATTATTTGGTTACAGTTACAAGACCAAATAATATTGCTTTAGTTGATTTAGAAAAAAATGAGATGATAAATGAGTGTAAAATAGATGAAGCTTTCTCTCCAGGAGCAATAGTATTATCTCCAAATAATAAAGTTGCATTTATTTTAGGTGAATATGGAGAAGAAGTTGCTGGTTATGAAATAGAAACTTGTAAAAAAGTATTTCATACTTCTTTAACTCAAGGAAATATTAGAGCAAAATCTCTGTTTGGTTTATCAGTTAATGAAGATGGAACAAAAGTTTATGCAATTTATAATAGAACAGAGATGTTAAATGATAGATATAAAGTTTTACCTCCATATTTTTCAGTTTATAATGTAGCTGATGGATTGAATGCAAAACCAGTTAAAAGTTTTGAGATGCCAAGACAAACAACAGTTGTTTCAACTGGAAAAGATGGAACAGTTTATGTAGTTGGTTCTGATTTATATAAAGTAAATCCAAAAAGTGCTGAAATAAATGTTGCAAAAAAAATAGTTAAATGGGGGAAAGAAGGGTTTAGTGACCTTGATTCTGCTGCAAACTATATAATAGGACAACAAACAGGAGATTTAACAGCTTTATATGCGACAGTAAAATATGATGACCCAAAAAATCCATCAGAGGAAGAAGGAACTACATATTGGGGAATTACAAGTGTTGATTTAAATACAGGGGAGATAATTCAACAAGAAATTTCAGAATATGAAACTTTGATGTTTACAGCAATTAGAAGTCCAAAAGATCAAAATATCTTATACGGAGTTTTAAATGATTTAACAAAGTTTGATATAAAAGAACAAAAAGTGTTAAAAAGAGTTATAACAGATCATACATATTATAGTGTTGTTCCATCAGTAGATGGTGAAAAATTATATCTTGGTGGTTGTTTAAATGATATTGCAATTTATGATGCAAATAGTTTAGAAAAACTTGGAAATATTAAATTATCTGGAGATATGGGTTCAGCTGCTCTTCAAGTATTTAAAACAAAATAG
- a CDS encoding ABC transporter ATP-binding protein produces the protein MFKNIIYPLLKKNKRGFFVIFFFSILVSLGGAVQPYIMQHIIDNAILASNINQLIFLVSISFFLTIFVMIISYINEIYYTKNSMNILFEFRKIVFNKLFLHDKTFLNKYHSADLMSRVQGDISELQRFYTDSVFSLFSTIISLVFICFIVYSYNIKLMILILIFLPIEFFCLKPLYPHIQNSTKTMRESTSNIGKFFIENFRYMLTIKNLGAKEQTLEKLDFIQDDYKNVVIKNKKINLLFSQIPAFISLLGKTIIVSYGGYLTIKGELKIGELFAFLTYFTMILAPVHTILGVINNFPKVKVSLNRVLEILPKEKDNIELKTTNFDLVIKNLEFSYSNNKIFENLNLFIKEKSKIAIIGKNGTGKTTFADLLCGFLKANNGDIFIENEKIGENDYINFSSYLVKLEQTPIIFDDTLKNNLLLAKNSAKEEELIDCLKKTGMCKWFRNLQKGLNTNLLESGGNLSGGQKQRLALSRLILLNPKIIILDEFTSSIDEKDTIWFYENISTIFPNSTIIAITHNLNMLSHFDKVYLLENKTLKEYKNV, from the coding sequence ATGTTTAAAAATATTATATATCCTCTCTTAAAGAAAAATAAGAGAGGGTTTTTTGTCATCTTCTTTTTTTCCATTCTTGTCTCTCTTGGTGGAGCAGTTCAACCATATATTATGCAACACATAATTGATAATGCTATTTTAGCTTCAAATATAAATCAGCTTATTTTTTTAGTTTCTATCTCATTCTTTCTTACTATTTTTGTTATGATAATAAGTTATATAAATGAGATTTATTACACAAAAAATTCAATGAATATTTTATTTGAATTTAGAAAAATAGTTTTTAATAAACTATTTTTACATGATAAAACTTTTTTAAACAAATATCATTCAGCAGATTTGATGTCACGAGTTCAAGGTGATATTAGTGAACTTCAAAGGTTTTATACTGATAGTGTTTTCTCACTATTTTCAACTATCATTAGTCTTGTATTTATCTGTTTTATTGTCTATTCATATAATATAAAACTAATGATACTTATACTTATATTTTTGCCAATAGAGTTTTTTTGTCTAAAACCTCTATATCCACATATTCAAAATAGTACAAAAACTATGAGAGAATCAACTTCAAATATTGGCAAATTTTTTATAGAAAATTTTAGATATATGTTAACTATAAAAAATCTTGGAGCAAAAGAACAAACTTTAGAAAAACTTGATTTTATTCAAGATGATTATAAAAATGTTGTAATAAAAAATAAAAAAATTAATCTACTTTTTTCTCAAATCCCAGCATTTATTTCACTTCTTGGAAAAACTATCATTGTATCTTATGGTGGATATTTGACGATTAAAGGTGAACTAAAAATTGGGGAACTTTTTGCATTTTTGACATATTTTACTATGATTTTAGCTCCTGTTCATACGATATTAGGAGTTATAAATAATTTTCCAAAAGTAAAAGTAAGTCTTAATAGAGTGCTTGAAATATTACCAAAAGAGAAAGATAATATAGAATTAAAAACAACAAATTTTGATTTAGTTATAAAAAATTTAGAGTTTTCTTATTCAAACAATAAAATATTTGAAAATTTAAATCTTTTTATAAAAGAGAAAAGCAAAATCGCAATTATTGGAAAAAATGGTACAGGTAAAACTACCTTTGCTGATTTACTTTGTGGATTTTTAAAAGCTAATAATGGAGATATTTTTATAGAAAATGAAAAAATAGGAGAGAATGATTATATAAATTTCTCTTCATATTTAGTAAAGTTAGAACAAACTCCAATTATTTTTGATGATACTTTAAAAAACAATCTTCTTTTAGCTAAAAACAGTGCAAAGGAAGAGGAGTTAATAGATTGTTTGAAAAAAACAGGTATGTGTAAGTGGTTTAGAAATTTGCAAAAAGGTTTAAATACAAATCTTTTAGAATCAGGAGGAAATCTTTCAGGTGGTCAAAAACAAAGATTAGCTCTTTCAAGATTGATTTTACTAAATCCTAAAATCATAATTTTAGATGAATTTACTTCCTCAATTGATGAAAAAGATACTATTTGGTTTTATGAAAACATTTCAACAATTTTTCCAAACTCAACTATTATTGCAATAACACACAACTTAAATATGTTGAGCCATTTTGATAAGGTTTATTTACTTGAAAATAAAACTTTAAAGGAGTACAAAAATGTCTAA
- the qhpE gene encoding subtilisin-like serine protease QhpE, whose product MSKEVFVALIDSGCNFETYEKIAIHIENNRIKIKNQNNINFEHGNVIGNIIKDENINIYDIQVFNENLSTTPHHIFGALNYLKDKKVDVISMSLGLKTNYKEIEELCREFIKKGVVIISSYPKSGQEFVYPASYENVIKVTSEGKCMDDKVVVLDKEKLFFGANPFSTVKNVAGSSVAVAKFTKEFCSYIKKGFSKIEIIEEFSKRIIK is encoded by the coding sequence ATGTCTAAAGAAGTTTTTGTTGCACTAATAGATAGTGGTTGCAATTTTGAAACTTATGAAAAAATTGCCATACATATAGAAAACAATAGAATAAAAATTAAAAACCAAAATAATATAAATTTTGAACATGGAAATGTTATTGGAAACATCATAAAAGATGAAAACATAAATATTTATGACATTCAAGTTTTTAATGAAAATTTATCAACAACTCCTCATCATATTTTTGGTGCATTAAATTATCTAAAAGATAAAAAAGTTGATGTAATAAGTATGAGTTTAGGTCTAAAAACAAACTATAAAGAGATTGAAGAGTTATGTCGTGAATTTATAAAAAAAGGTGTTGTAATCATCTCTTCTTATCCAAAATCTGGGCAAGAATTTGTTTATCCAGCTTCTTATGAAAATGTTATAAAAGTAACTTCAGAAGGAAAATGTATGGATGATAAAGTAGTTGTTTTAGATAAAGAAAAACTATTTTTTGGTGCAAATCCTTTTTCAACTGTAAAAAATGTTGCAGGTTCAAGTGTTGCAGTTGCAAAATTTACAAAAGAGTTTTGCTCTTATATAAAAAAGGGTTTTAGCAAAATTGAAATAATCGAAGAGTTTTCAAAAAGGATTATTAAGTGA
- the qhpG gene encoding flavin-dependent monooxygenase QhpG: protein MNSNKKIVVLGAGIAGSSTAIGLKKLGFDVTVIYKKRPFTAYEGFSQKTKEGLISLGCIKASKLLVEQSLRNSNWASKTHKVNYEFVVNRSIFDKSLLEDLKEYQIKIIEAKVIGSVDYLDEKPKIVYKIDEKKYDLIADFVVDARGRFTPFKDEYICGPKSFSLLQELELEDINENQTSIDSVKDGWIWQAYVGNKRGYIQFSCDEELANKVNCFEDMLKILQEQNIELWSLNNYKVVGKLVKRDSFCKIHKKIINNKMMLVGDSASSIDPLSGNGAFQAMSMSSIAPFVINTILNKSEIEQKVAIDFYKSRVEFIFDKFTKVGKEFYILEKRFNTLFWQNRQTWPQDKNELEKKVPRIEKKAVVKDGFVNESEVVITKDNPFGACYFGNIEIIDLAKYCLENSFEKSLDYFDIFCKERNVPLQVGNSLKNWCIKEEILG, encoded by the coding sequence GTGAATAGTAATAAAAAAATAGTTGTACTTGGTGCTGGAATTGCAGGTAGTTCTACTGCTATTGGACTTAAAAAATTAGGTTTTGATGTAACTGTTATTTATAAAAAAAGACCATTTACCGCTTACGAAGGATTTAGCCAAAAAACAAAAGAGGGACTTATCTCATTAGGTTGTATAAAAGCTTCAAAACTTTTAGTTGAACAATCTTTACGAAACTCAAATTGGGCAAGTAAAACACATAAAGTAAATTATGAATTTGTTGTAAATAGAAGTATATTTGATAAAAGTTTATTGGAAGATTTAAAAGAGTATCAAATAAAAATCATTGAAGCAAAAGTTATTGGTTCAGTTGATTATTTAGATGAAAAGCCAAAAATCGTTTATAAAATAGATGAAAAGAAATACGACTTAATTGCAGATTTTGTTGTTGATGCAAGAGGAAGATTTACACCTTTTAAAGATGAATATATTTGTGGTCCAAAAAGTTTTTCTCTTTTACAAGAGTTAGAACTTGAAGATATAAATGAAAATCAAACTTCTATTGATTCAGTAAAAGATGGTTGGATTTGGCAAGCTTATGTTGGAAATAAAAGAGGATATATTCAGTTTTCTTGTGATGAAGAACTAGCAAATAAAGTTAATTGTTTTGAGGATATGCTAAAAATTTTGCAAGAACAAAATATAGAACTTTGGAGTTTAAATAACTATAAAGTTGTTGGAAAATTAGTAAAAAGAGACTCATTTTGTAAAATTCATAAAAAGATAATAAATAATAAGATGATGTTAGTTGGAGATAGTGCATCAAGTATTGACCCACTTTCTGGAAATGGTGCTTTTCAAGCTATGAGTATGTCAAGTATTGCTCCATTTGTAATAAACACAATTTTAAATAAAAGTGAAATAGAACAAAAAGTTGCAATTGATTTTTATAAAAGTAGAGTAGAGTTTATCTTTGATAAGTTTACAAAAGTTGGAAAAGAGTTTTATATATTAGAAAAAAGATTTAATACTCTTTTTTGGCAAAATAGACAAACTTGGCCTCAAGATAAAAATGAATTAGAAAAAAAAGTTCCAAGAATAGAAAAAAAAGCAGTTGTAAAAGATGGTTTTGTAAATGAAAGTGAGGTAGTAATCACAAAAGATAACCCTTTTGGTGCTTGCTATTTTGGAAATATTGAAATTATAGATTTAGCTAAATATTGTTTAGAAAACAGCTTTGAAAAATCTTTGGATTATTTTGATATTTTTTGTAAAGAAAGAAACGTCCCACTTCAAGTAGGCAATTCTTTAAAAAATTGGTGTATAAAAGAAGAAATCTTAGGATAA